The Estrella lausannensis genomic interval CCCCGCCAAAGGGCCGGCCCTTTGGAATCCGAAAAATAGGAATGAAAAAGGGCAAAAAAAATGCCAGAAAGCAAGCTTTCTGGCATCAGCCTTGACTTGGCTCACGCCAAGTCAAACGGAGATGAATTAATAGCCGTGGGAAGAGCCGCAGCCGCAGGAGGAGCGTACATTCGGGTTGGAGATCTTAAAGCCCGAGCCTTGTAGGCCGTCGATGTAGTCGATCTCTGTCCCGATCAGACGCGGAACCATCTTCTTGTTCACGTGGATCTCGATGCCTTGTGAAAGAAACGCCTGGTCATCGGCTTGCGCTTTCTCAGAATAATCCAACGCGTACTCAAAACCGCTGCATCCGGCCATTCTCTCGGCAAGGCGAAGGCCATAGCCTTGCTTACCATCTTCTTCCAGAATTTCCAGATATTTCGAAGCAGCGCGCTTAGTCAGCGTGATGCTGTTCGGATCGCTCTCTTCCTGAATTACCTTGTTCAGGCGGTGGACTAAAGCGTCGATCGAGCTCTCGCTCATGCCGTGTCCGAGCATGCCTGCTTCCAAGGTCTCCCAAGTTGCTGCCTGGCAGCCTACGCAATGAAGGCCGGCCTGCGTTAGCTCTTGCGCCAGCTTCTGTGCTTTGCTTGGGTAGGAGCCTAAAATCTCTTCGATCGTCATCTCGCGGTGGATGATCGGTTTTTCAATCACTTTGTCGCTCGATTGTGTCGAGCAGGAGCTTGTCTGCCTGGAGGTCGAGCAAGAACCCATCTCTTTTTTGTTTGAACATGACATATAAAAAACCTTTAATTTGTGTGGTTAAAACGTGACTCTAACGCATCCGCCCTTAATTTTGCACTGGCAAGCGAGGCGTTCCTTTGAAGTGCCGTCTCCTAAAAAATCCTCTTCTTCTTGCGTGGGAGCGGAGAGGTTTTCCATCCCTTCTTTCACTTCGATGACACAAGTGCCGCAAACGCCTTCTGTACAGGCAAAAGGCACTCCTGCCTCTTCGCAAGCTTCGGCAATAGGACAGCCGTCCGGCAAATCAGTTTCATCGCCGTTATGTTCAAAAATTAACTTCGCCATTGTGGGTATTCCATCTTGTTTCTTTAAAGAAAAGAGCTATTATACCCTAAATTTGAAATAGGAGCAATAGAATCAGCTAAATGAATTATCTGATGATAAACAGACTATTTTGATGTTTGCCATCTTTTCCAAATTTCTGCATCGGCCAACTGTTGAGGAGTTGGTTCAAGCCATGTTTGATCGGAAGTGAAAACCGAGTCGGGAAGAATTTTTCCTGGGTGATCCGGATGACTAGTTTTGACAATCATAGGAATGGGTTTACCCATGTCTTTTTGGATTTGTTTCAGCGCATCTTTATTTTGTTGAACAATTTCAGGTGGGTATTTTTTTACGAACTCATCAATTTTATTCATTAAATCGGGCAATTTTTCGGTGTTTGATCCAGCAGCCTCAAATAGATCATTGATTTCCTTTCTATCTTGTACGTAACTGCCCAAATTCAGTTTATCCAGTTTTGAATTGAGTTCTGCGTTCCAGTTCGCGTAGATGGCGAAACCCGGTGAGTTTTCAGACACCCATTTAGCTGCTGGTTGGTAGCTTTTTCCGATATTATTATCGCAGTATTTATCGAACATTTTTCTCATCCCTTCCACGGCCGATTGATTAAAAGCTTGAGATACTGCTGTTGGTGCAAACAGAAGTTCAGCAAGACTGTTTGCATCGGGATCTTTCCACTTATTTATTGCTGACTCAGCTTTTCCCTTGAGGTCTTTGTATTTTGTTTCATCTATTTCGCCATTAGCGAATTTTGTATCTAATTCTTTTAGTTTTGCTTCTGCTTCTGCCAATTTCCCTTGTCGCAATTTCTCTGCAGTTCCGGTCATATCTATAAGATTAGCCTCAGTTTTAGCAACAGCGTCATTTGCGATCTCACCCAAAAAATTGTTGCTCTTTTTGATTCCAAATAACTCAGCAGCTGGTAGGGATGTTCCTATTGTGTCTGATGCTCCCTCAATTTTCCAATCATCGGGCATTTCTGAAATCTTCCAAAGAGTTGTCAATATGCCTTTGTTCTCTTCAAATACTTTTGCATTGTCTCTGGCTACACCAAGGTTTTGGCCAGCCATAACGCTAGCTAGTACTTTAAGACTCTGATTTTTGTCTAATTTATAAGATCCTTCCATCCACTGCGGAATCGTACTCAGGCCAAAGTTTCTTCCTCCACCAATCGGGGTGAAATTTTGCGCAGCAGCCACTTTTCCATCAGATGCAAACTCTTCAGCTTTGTTTTTGATAGCATTTACTACTAGTTCTGTTACTTTTGCAGGATCAGTGATGGCGTCTGCAGGTACTTTTTTGCTTTTAGGAAGTATTTTGAATTCGTTCGTCTCCGATAAAAATACCAAATGTGAATTTTGGTATTTTTCAGTGTTCGCAGGTCTGAAGAAATCGGCAATTGTAAGAATGTTTTTATCGCTTTGACTCAAACCATCGGGTTTATCATTGACCAGTGCGGCAAGTGCCTGGAAGGGTTTTGCGATGGCTTTTCCGATATCGCTGGCAAGGCCGCTGAGGGTTTCAGCGCTGGGAAGGCCTGCTTTTATGGCGCTGCCCAGATCGGAGACATGGCCAATAAGTCCTTTACTGATCCGGGCCCCTTCTTCGCCCTCTCCCTTCTTGCCGACTACCAGGTCACGGATACCCCTGCCCAGAGCTTCAAAGCCATTTTTCGCCCCTTTGGCAACTTTTCCGGCAGCTTCTGTTAAGTCGCCAAGCGCAGTTGAAACCCGGCCTTTCAAATCGGATTTTTTGACACTTTCAAATTTCTCGGATAACTTAAGTTCTTTGTTAGCCTCTGTAGCAAACTTCTCTACCCTTCCCTTCAGAGCTTGGCCTTTGGCTTTCAGGTATTCCGTGGCGCCCATATCCTTCATGGAGTCGAGTTCTTTTTTCGCTCCTTCTTTGATGCTCTCAAATTTTTTGCTCACAGCGCCTGATATTTTCTCTTGAAGTTTGGCGTTTTCACTCTGGTATCCACTTAGTCTTCCAAGCTGCCCTTCGAGGTGCTCCACTTGAGCTTCCAAATCCTTTACCTTGCCAGAGGTCTGTGCACGAGCAGTTTCTCCATGGGGGCCCTGTATTTGCGACGCGTTGGCATGAAAAGTTCTGGCCTCTGCTAACTGCTCTTTAACGCCTGCCAACTCTTGTTTTACAGCTTTAGCCTTTGCATCAACTCCCTTTCTCTCTTGAGCGGCCCGGCCAATACCAGCAGAGAATTTAATTTCCCTTTTAGCGTCGGCAGCGAAGTTTTTTATGGATTTCATAGCGTTTCCCGCAGCGCTAGAGGCCCTCTCCTGAAGCTTCGGGTTTTGCTTTTGAGAATTAGTCAGTTCTTCAAGCCTTGCGTTAAGTTTTGAAATCTCCGGCTCCAGTTTTGCTTCTAATTGATCAAATTGCAGTTTGCCCAAATCACGAAATTGCTTACCTCCTTGATCATTGGGAACTTGTGATAAGTCGGCATGTTTCATTCTCGCTTCATGTAACTGACCTTGAAACCCCGCAAGCTTCTGTTTAATTTCCTTTATTTCTCGGTCAATCTGCTTTCTCTCTTGCGTATTGCCTATCGAAGAATTTATTCGCTGTTTGGCGTCATTGAGTCTTTTACCGGCGTAGCGAAGCGCTCCTCCCACGGCATTGCCGGCTTTTGTGGCAGATGCCCCTTTCTCTTCGTCCGGTATTTGTGCTTTTTCTCCCTTCATCGCCGCGCTAGTGGTCGAAAAGAAGGTAGAGGTTCCTGCTTTTAGCTCCTGCATTGCCTTGTGAATACCGCCCGTCAGCTTGGAGAGGAAAGAACTCGATTTTTCCTGTGTGTCTTTTTGGTCATCGCTTGGAGCGGAGACGTGATTCGTATTGCCCTGCACACGAGAGGCAACGCCGCTCTTTGAGGAACCTTCTGGATTGAGAGTTTGGGTTGCTGCTTGGGAGGCTCCTTGAGTCACACCCTCAGCTTGGCCTCCAATCTTGGCGCCCTGCTGCTGGGGCTGCCCACTTACTTGTCCTTGACCATAAGCAACCTGTGTGTGACCAAGGCCTTGGAGCCCATCGCCCATAAACCACCTCTAAAATAAAAATGACGGTATATTTTTATTATAACAAATAATTATTTAAAAAAGTCAATGCTTCAATTATTTGTTGTTTTTAAATTCAAGTGGTCTTGGAATATTCTGAATCTTTGTAAAGAAGTTATTGTCCTTGGAGTAGGTGTTTCCAGGAGAGCGCTTTGTTGATGGCTTCCTCGGAGGGCGTTTTCCAGGCTACCGAGCCGGAGGGGTCAAGCTTAAAGCCCTTACTTTCTACGAAGGCTTTGAGAGCCTCCTTGTCGTCCGATTTGATGCCCTCCTTAGCTGCCTCGTCTTTGAGGCCGGCTAAATTGGCCTGCGCTGCGTCCTGGTCAAAGATCAGCCCCGGATAGTCGGGGTGATTGTTGACGAAGAAGCGGGGCAGGGGAGGACCCATTTCTTCCCGCACCTTCGCAAGAGCCGCCTGATTTTCGGCAGAGGACATTCCTTCCCATTTCTTGATGAACGCCCCGACCTCTGCCAGGAGTCCTTTAAGAAGGGGGGCGTCGAGATTGGAACCTTGTTTTCGCAAGATGGTGGTGATCTGTTGATTGATATGGAGGCGTTCTTGAACCCAGGTTTCGTGGCCGAGAGCTGTCAGCTTCTCTTGCACCTTCTTGTTCCAGGCCGCTTGCTCCGGCCTCAGCTCATCACCGGCCTCTACATCAAACAGGGCAAGTGCTACCATTTTATCATTCATCGCCTGAGTCAGCATCTTATCGATCAACTTGCACGCTTCTTGGTTGAAAGCCTGTGCAGAAAGGAAGAGGGCGCCAAAGGCTTTTGTCAGATCCATGTCAGAGGCTGTTTTTCCCTCTTTGGCGTATTTGGTCCTGTACTCTTCGATAACGCTCATCGGGTCCGTCTCCACCCTCTTGGCCTGATCCACAGCCGACTGGATTTTTTGTCCGACAAAATCGGCGCCTTGACCTGCGATAAAATCTTTCAGTGGAACCGGAATCTCTTTGCCTCCGATAGAAAGACTGACGGTGGCATCTGGCGTAGATCCCGAAAGCGCATGCAGTTTGGCGAGCATCTCCCGACTATCGTTCCACGGGCCGACGAAGCTCGCGAACTTTCCGCCTGCCTGTTCATTGATCTGCTTCATGAGATCGGCGACCCCGCTAAGTTCGGGAGGCACCTTTTTCGGTTTGACAGGTTTAGCCGCTTTGGACTTGGTCGGTTTGACAGCGCCTTCTGTTTTGCCTTTTTTGAGTCCGGGAAGCAGCGCTTTGGCTTTTTTCGTGAGGGAGACTGCCGGCTCTTGGCCTTTAGGTTCTTTCTCTAAGGAGAGGTGGTAGGTGTAGTCGTCAAAACCGCCTTTTTTACTGGCTTTGACAGCGGCATCCCTCTCTGCGGGAAACCCATCTAACATCGCACCGAGTCCTCCTATGTTCAGGCTGGAAGGCACCTTGCTCTTTTTGGCTTCCTCGAAAACAGAAAGAATCTCTCCTCCCTTTTTTGCCTTGCTCTGGTTGATCTGGCCGGGAGCTGTTTTGCTCATATCGGGTCGCGACCCTAAAAATGTGATCATCGTCAGAGAGGTGCCAAGGTAGGGGATTACCGGCTGCCCGGCATTGATGCGCTGGCGGATGGCATCGTTGTAGTTCTTACTGTTTTTCTCAGGGCTAAATAGAGTATCTAGCTCGCGGTATTTCTCCATTGCGCTGTCGCTGACGAGAGAAAATGTCTTTTTCTGGCGTAGTACAGCGGTTGACTTGATCGCCCCGCCCATGATTGCCTGTGCGCTGTCATAGTCTCCCTTCTGTACCAGTTGGTAGGCAACTTCGATAAAGAATTCAAGAGTGTTGGCACGTTCTTTGGCTTTATTGCCTTTTAAAATCTCAAGTGTCGCGAAATGAGACAGGTTGGTTGACTCGGCTATCATCTTGCCGACAGAGCCCACCCAGAAAGGGTTTTCACCCACTTTGATCTGCCACAAATCGGAGAAGTCCATGTCGTGGATCATCTCCTGCCGCCTTGCCCTAAGCGCTTCGGCAAAGTGTTCGGCCTGTTCCTTGCGCTTGCTGTCAAGGCCCTTCTTTCGCACTTTATCAAGAACTTCAGAGGCACCGGGAGATTCAGCTTTCACTTCTGGAGCGCCCTTATTCTCGGTAGGGGTTGCCTCGCGCAGGGCGGCGTTTTCGATCCTATTGCCGAGGTGCACAAGCTCGCTGTCGCCGTTAGCCTTGGCGTATTCGGCCATATAAAGGACAGCGGCCGTCACCTGAGGGTCTTGGATGGCCTTGGAATAGAGGCCGCCATCGTAAAACTTCAAAACGAAGCGGAACAGATCCTTTCTGCCTTCATCGGTCATCGTCCCTAAAACCGCCGCATCTTTGATCGCTTCAAAAAGAAGATGCGGTTTCTTTTTAAGCCCGTCATAGTTCATCAGGCCAAGATGCATTGAATCGAAAGTGGCGAACTCCTCTTGGCCTTGTCCAATAGCTGTTTTAGGATTGAGTGAGAGGCTCAGCATCAAATGATGGAAGCTCTCCGCCTTGGGCTTGCCAGCCATGTAGGCCTCGTTCAGACCTTTCTCAAGCAGGGCTTTGATCGCCGTGATCTCCTCCTGATCTTTAGCGGGAAGAGAGGAGTATGCCTTTTTCATCAACGGGTCTCTCTCTGTCATCCTCTTGATTATCAGGAGCGCAGCGGAGAGGTCTAAAGCATTCACATCGCCCCTGACATGGAGTTCTCCGTCGGAAGAGGAGAAGTTTGCCGCCCGGCACTCCTTTATCTTATCGATAGACTCTTGGACTCTTCTCTCAGCCAGACGTCCAAGCGCCCGGTCGACTTCCGTGGAAAGCTCCCGAAATGCTTGCTTGAGTTCCTCCACCGCTTCGGGATGCTTGGCGCCGACGTGGCCGATCCACTCAAGGCTCTCGATTTTAGGTAGAAGCCCTTGGATCCGTTGGAGATCCGCTTCTTCAAAAGCGCTTAAGCCGACAGGGGAGTCGGAAGAGTAGCCTTCATCAGAAAACTCTTTGGGTGTGGCGCACTTTTTAGCTATCTCTTCAAATACTTTCAGGTGTTTTTTAAGGGCGTAAACGCCGCTTAGTCCCTCTTTTTTGTCGACAATCAACTGCCCCGCCTTCTCTGTCATTACCAACTTGGGGTCATCGATCAGCCGCTGGATCTGTCGCTCAAGGATAATTACGTTCCTGCCGCCTGTTGTTTTCTTGTCGGCAATCCTTCGTCCCTCTTTTCCCATCGTCTTGGCCGCATCGGTATAGCACTCATTATCTCCTTGAGGAGGTCGCAGGGAATTCAGTCGGTGCAGGGCGGCTTTTGCATTGCCGAGCTCCTCTTCCAGGCTGCATTTTTTTTGAGACTCCTCCGCACTGAGTGAAAGCCCATGCTTATTCATCTCCTCTTCCAGCCCTTTAAGCGCTGCCACGCCACCCTCAAGCTGTGGAATGAGCACCCCAAGATCATGCATCAACTCCTCGACAGATTCCTTTTGGAGAAAGGAAAACTTCTCCTGTTCACTGAAGGGCATATCAGCAGTCTTAGCAAGAGAGCTCCGAGCGTCATTGACAAGTTTCAGGCCCTTTTGAAAGAGGGGATCGGACTCAATGCTCCGCACTGCCCCATGGAAGAGTGCCGAAGACTCTACACGAAAAGCCTCCGCTCTTAACATCTTCGCCTCATCGATCATGAACGTCAAGCTGGCAAGCGCAGGAGTAAAATCATCGATCACCTCTCTTTTCGCTGACAAATCTTTGATCAAGAGAGCATAAGAGGCGCTCCTCTCTTCAGCCTTCTTAATCCAAACATCGAAAGCGATCATCTTTTCTCGTGCCGAATCAAAAGAGGCTGCTTTTAGCTTGGAGAATCCGACGGAGCTATCGAGGATCTCAAACATTCCCTTTTTCAATTGGCCATGGACAACCTCGCCTGCGATCAAATCCATTTTACCCTGCAACGCATCGCTCTTCTCAGTAAGGAGAGCGCTCTCTTTCGCGAGAGGGTGGCTGGCATCAAAAATACCCTCCAAAGTGTTGTTGACCTCCTCGAAGAAGAGAGACGCCCCGCGCAGTTTTTCAACGCACTTTTCCAGTTTTTCGACATCGCCGGCGGTGTACTCTTCGATCGAGGAAGCGGCCAGCAAGGAATCGGCTTCTCGGAGAATCGCTTGATTCATCGATTTAACGACGACTTCGGCCAAGGAAATGAATTTTGATTCCGTTGTCTCCAAGTGGGTGAGAAACTCTGAAGTCATCGCCCCTTCTTGTAAGGTTTTGTTGAAGCCTTCGGCCTTTTCTTTGAAAGTGCGCCAGGCAAGGAAGGTCTGTTTGATATCCCGTGATGAAAGCTCTTTTCCCTTTAGCACTTGTGCCGCTGCCTCCTGATGCTGAATCATCTCTTTAGTCATCGAGTCCAGCTCGATAGCGTTCTTGACGTCCTGAAGGTCAGAAACGATGGCGTGGAACGCCTCCCGGATAGAGGCTACGTCGTCATTGACATCGGCATTGATGGGTTCATGGGCAGATTCCTTGGCATCAATCGCTCCTTCAAGAGCTGTGAGGTCTTTTTCAAGGCGCTCTTTGATGTCTGTCAGCTGGGTTTTCAGCCGTCCAAGGGCCTCTGCATCGAGTCCTTTCAGGTTCATATCAATCGCGCTATACTCACTCAAAACACCGGAGTGGATTTTTCCGCTATAAAGCGCGATGTCGAGATCCAGCTTCGAGGGTTCCTCGTTTTGGAAAAGCTCGGCAATCCACTCATGGGCGATATCGCTCAAGCGATAACTCTCGATTTCTTTTAGGGCGCTTTGCATAGAGTCTTTCATGTCAGCAATCTCGCCTAAGACCGGATCATTCTCCACTGCCTTGGGGTTCATCAAGGTGAGCGCGCTTAGCTTGGCATCCATTTTCTTTACGAACCCCTGGATGGAGGCTTCCAACTTGTCGACATGGGAGGGAGTTAAGCTGTAGAGATGACCGATATCTTCCTGCAACCCTTCAAAAAAAGGCTTGATGCTACCCTCAAAACTCTCCAGCAGCTCACCTGCCCCGATGGCATAATGCTCCTCCTGGATGCTCTTCAAGTGATCTTTCGCCTCCTTTCTCATTGATTGCAGCTCTTGCATTGCTGGGCTATACCCTGGAAAATGCTGCTCTCCCTTCTCAATTAAACTCTCCGCCTTATCGATGAAGATCTTAAGCTCCATCGCTTGCCCCATCAGCTCCTTTTGCCTGTTTTCGTCTGTCTGTTCCTTCTGCCCGGACGCTCCTTTAACCCATTTTTCAAGGACTTTTTTGTGCTCGGACTGCTTCCATTCAGCTCCAAGCATCTTCGTTTCTATCGTAAATACTTTGCCTCTTAGCTCTTGCAGCGCCTCTTTTAAACCATCGAGCCGGGAGCGAATTTCCGCGTCTTCCAAGCCGCCTCTGATCGTGTCATAGGAGGCGCTGATCTCCATGACATGCGCCGAGGCGAGGTGGACTCCTTCAGAGAGCCTTTGCCTCAATTCGCCAAGCTCTGCCGGCGACAGGTTTTCGAGCGGTATGGATGTTAGCTTCTGTAGCGAAGTAAGTTCCTTATTTGCCGCATCCAGATTATTCCTCGCCTTTAGCAGCTCGACACCCTTTTTTACCCTGTAATTGCCCCAGTTGTCCTTTTCAAGGGAATTGATGAATTTCAAGTCACCTTCAATGGTCTCCGCCATCGTTTTGAAGAGTGCCTCTTCCAGAGGATTGCCCGA includes:
- a CDS encoding RasGEF domain-containing protein, whose product is MDPHLSPRDHGELPTDYQIPQGKTNIEESKRTYTVKSPQSSANAAIEKVATVEKGFFSRVGTTLEKAGGKLIKKGGQAAAHVKIYGTSLIKAVKNYFALHKSSDTGFKEYFKVALQAEKANRLSNSIQLISAEKEQFSTKMEFIKGKFQSHVTDMHLLKSGNIPLVGEAKIDGIREDLELGITYLTTLAKEAKSSGNPLEEALFKTMAETIEGDLKFINSLEKDNWGNYRVKKGVELLKARNNLDAANKELTSLQKLTSIPLENLSPAELGELRQRLSEGVHLASAHVMEISASYDTIRGGLEDAEIRSRLDGLKEALQELRGKVFTIETKMLGAEWKQSEHKKVLEKWVKGASGQKEQTDENRQKELMGQAMELKIFIDKAESLIEKGEQHFPGYSPAMQELQSMRKEAKDHLKSIQEEHYAIGAGELLESFEGSIKPFFEGLQEDIGHLYSLTPSHVDKLEASIQGFVKKMDAKLSALTLMNPKAVENDPVLGEIADMKDSMQSALKEIESYRLSDIAHEWIAELFQNEEPSKLDLDIALYSGKIHSGVLSEYSAIDMNLKGLDAEALGRLKTQLTDIKERLEKDLTALEGAIDAKESAHEPINADVNDDVASIREAFHAIVSDLQDVKNAIELDSMTKEMIQHQEAAAQVLKGKELSSRDIKQTFLAWRTFKEKAEGFNKTLQEGAMTSEFLTHLETTESKFISLAEVVVKSMNQAILREADSLLAASSIEEYTAGDVEKLEKCVEKLRGASLFFEEVNNTLEGIFDASHPLAKESALLTEKSDALQGKMDLIAGEVVHGQLKKGMFEILDSSVGFSKLKAASFDSAREKMIAFDVWIKKAEERSASYALLIKDLSAKREVIDDFTPALASLTFMIDEAKMLRAEAFRVESSALFHGAVRSIESDPLFQKGLKLVNDARSSLAKTADMPFSEQEKFSFLQKESVEELMHDLGVLIPQLEGGVAALKGLEEEMNKHGLSLSAEESQKKCSLEEELGNAKAALHRLNSLRPPQGDNECYTDAAKTMGKEGRRIADKKTTGGRNVIILERQIQRLIDDPKLVMTEKAGQLIVDKKEGLSGVYALKKHLKVFEEIAKKCATPKEFSDEGYSSDSPVGLSAFEEADLQRIQGLLPKIESLEWIGHVGAKHPEAVEELKQAFRELSTEVDRALGRLAERRVQESIDKIKECRAANFSSSDGELHVRGDVNALDLSAALLIIKRMTERDPLMKKAYSSLPAKDQEEITAIKALLEKGLNEAYMAGKPKAESFHHLMLSLSLNPKTAIGQGQEEFATFDSMHLGLMNYDGLKKKPHLLFEAIKDAAVLGTMTDEGRKDLFRFVLKFYDGGLYSKAIQDPQVTAAVLYMAEYAKANGDSELVHLGNRIENAALREATPTENKGAPEVKAESPGASEVLDKVRKKGLDSKRKEQAEHFAEALRARRQEMIHDMDFSDLWQIKVGENPFWVGSVGKMIAESTNLSHFATLEILKGNKAKERANTLEFFIEVAYQLVQKGDYDSAQAIMGGAIKSTAVLRQKKTFSLVSDSAMEKYRELDTLFSPEKNSKNYNDAIRQRINAGQPVIPYLGTSLTMITFLGSRPDMSKTAPGQINQSKAKKGGEILSVFEEAKKSKVPSSLNIGGLGAMLDGFPAERDAAVKASKKGGFDDYTYHLSLEKEPKGQEPAVSLTKKAKALLPGLKKGKTEGAVKPTKSKAAKPVKPKKVPPELSGVADLMKQINEQAGGKFASFVGPWNDSREMLAKLHALSGSTPDATVSLSIGGKEIPVPLKDFIAGQGADFVGQKIQSAVDQAKRVETDPMSVIEEYRTKYAKEGKTASDMDLTKAFGALFLSAQAFNQEACKLIDKMLTQAMNDKMVALALFDVEAGDELRPEQAAWNKKVQEKLTALGHETWVQERLHINQQITTILRKQGSNLDAPLLKGLLAEVGAFIKKWEGMSSAENQAALAKVREEMGPPLPRFFVNNHPDYPGLIFDQDAAQANLAGLKDEAAKEGIKSDDKEALKAFVESKGFKLDPSGSVAWKTPSEEAINKALSWKHLLQGQ
- a CDS encoding 2Fe-2S iron-sulfur cluster-binding protein — protein: MAKLIFEHNGDETDLPDGCPIAEACEEAGVPFACTEGVCGTCVIEVKEGMENLSAPTQEEEDFLGDGTSKERLACQCKIKGGCVRVTF
- a CDS encoding iron-sulfur cluster assembly accessory protein → MSCSNKKEMGSCSTSRQTSSCSTQSSDKVIEKPIIHREMTIEEILGSYPSKAQKLAQELTQAGLHCVGCQAATWETLEAGMLGHGMSESSIDALVHRLNKVIQEESDPNSITLTKRAASKYLEILEEDGKQGYGLRLAERMAGCSGFEYALDYSEKAQADDQAFLSQGIEIHVNKKMVPRLIGTEIDYIDGLQGSGFKISNPNVRSSCGCGSSHGY